One Polycladomyces subterraneus genomic region harbors:
- a CDS encoding amino acid permease codes for MSHRRITQPHVEHQKQLATRQARKGISSGQLLFIGVASIMGAGFFLATATVMRETGPAILWGYLLGGGVVGTVFAALGEMLASDPGKGGSFKVYAEEYIGRGVGFVGGWMYLFAGVLIMSSEVTALGIFTQRWLPHLPLWMLSAVYAVLALGINWLGVRNFGRIESLFAAIKLGAVVGFIVLAVIFGWRLIFSPHPWAMTVTGWESAGLKGFWTSLIMIFFTYGGVAATGLASAELEDQRLIPWAFRRLVHLLVLLYVGSLALVVWLVPQQQISPQQSPFVTVLTLLHVPFADEVLNGVIITAAFSTMVAAMFSVTRILLSLAEDGEAPQKLLKVNRRGVPTRALLLSSAGLLAAIIMSYVLPKTVYELLTTSAGIILILKWGVVLWTHHHFRKTVHAGFGRMRGYPVRSGLTATVIGLVLLGCWWDPNHRISLYISLGIVACIAIVYGWARRRLTPRWDAPESS; via the coding sequence ATGTCACATCGTCGGATCACACAACCTCATGTGGAACATCAAAAACAACTGGCCACTAGACAAGCCCGGAAAGGGATCAGCTCCGGGCAGTTATTGTTTATCGGAGTCGCTTCCATCATGGGAGCGGGCTTTTTTTTAGCAACGGCCACCGTCATGCGGGAAACGGGGCCTGCTATCCTGTGGGGATATCTCCTGGGCGGTGGGGTGGTCGGCACCGTCTTTGCCGCACTGGGGGAAATGTTGGCGAGTGATCCCGGGAAGGGCGGCTCGTTCAAGGTGTATGCCGAAGAATATATCGGTCGTGGTGTCGGATTTGTCGGCGGTTGGATGTATTTGTTCGCTGGCGTGTTGATCATGTCGAGCGAAGTGACGGCGTTGGGGATCTTTACCCAGCGTTGGTTGCCGCACCTGCCGCTGTGGATGTTGTCTGCGGTGTACGCCGTATTGGCATTGGGGATCAATTGGCTGGGTGTGCGCAATTTTGGGCGGATTGAATCTTTGTTTGCCGCCATTAAACTGGGAGCGGTGGTCGGATTCATCGTATTGGCGGTCATTTTCGGTTGGCGTCTGATCTTTTCTCCTCATCCGTGGGCGATGACGGTGACAGGTTGGGAGTCTGCCGGCTTGAAGGGCTTTTGGACCAGCTTGATCATGATTTTCTTCACTTACGGAGGCGTGGCGGCTACCGGATTGGCGTCCGCGGAACTGGAGGACCAGCGTTTGATCCCGTGGGCGTTTCGAAGGTTGGTCCACCTGCTCGTACTGTTGTATGTCGGATCGTTGGCATTGGTCGTCTGGCTTGTCCCTCAGCAACAGATCTCCCCTCAGCAGAGTCCGTTCGTGACGGTGTTGACCCTTTTGCACGTTCCGTTTGCGGATGAGGTGCTCAATGGTGTGATAATCACGGCGGCCTTTTCCACGATGGTCGCGGCGATGTTTTCCGTGACACGGATTTTGCTGTCGCTGGCGGAAGACGGAGAGGCACCTCAAAAACTGCTGAAGGTCAATCGACGCGGGGTCCCCACACGGGCGCTGTTGCTCAGCTCTGCCGGATTGTTGGCGGCGATCATAATGTCGTATGTGTTGCCCAAAACTGTGTACGAGCTGCTCACCACATCCGCTGGTATTATCCTCATCCTCAAATGGGGCGTCGTCTTGTGGACGCACCATCATTTCAGGAAAACCGTGCATGCCGGATTTGGCCGAATGCGGGGGTATCCCGTCCGCAGCGGGTTGACTGCGACGGTCATCGGTTTGGTGTTGCTGGGGTGCTGGTGGGACCCCAACCACCGCATCAGTCTGTACATCAGCTTGGGCATCGTCGCATGCATCGCGATTGTGTATGGGTGGGCGAGGAGACGTCTGACCCCGCGGTGGGATGCACCGGAATCGTCGTGA
- a CDS encoding PDZ domain-containing protein, which produces MTSWLAFPLSSPNTWKALLVHPLWWTALVCMLMQFVFKGLREWRKYGRRLDPPTPLLLRTFFWGAVGGGVCSVLVSFWQWEVRPMELWWIWGWTVVLGLFRLRWACVAFGGGLLVLFALVASHVSAEQVPPEWLDVWRRLSLVSVTDWLYLIGLLHVLEWLLIRVDGLAGFIPETVRHRDGYIVGGFRLQKLWAVPLIVPTASGWLPLPLLLGFSRLNLSMIHQQQKRRASTFALLYALILAGLTWASTWWTPLIWAAAVFAVVGHEAIYLVGKWREKRREPRFASHFRGMSVLAVLPETPASQMGIRPGERITRMNGVHIRTMDDIRLAMQKSPAYCKLEVVDELGETRMVQRAIYEGDPSDLGVIPSPGPINRISSPVSEVVSP; this is translated from the coding sequence TTGACTTCATGGTTGGCTTTTCCATTGTCGTCACCGAACACATGGAAAGCCTTGTTGGTTCATCCGTTGTGGTGGACGGCTTTGGTCTGCATGCTGATGCAATTTGTGTTCAAAGGCTTGCGGGAATGGCGAAAATACGGTCGGCGTTTGGATCCACCCACACCATTGTTGTTGCGCACGTTTTTTTGGGGAGCCGTGGGCGGTGGAGTGTGTTCAGTTCTCGTTTCATTTTGGCAGTGGGAAGTCCGTCCCATGGAGTTGTGGTGGATCTGGGGATGGACAGTGGTGCTTGGTTTGTTTCGACTACGTTGGGCATGTGTCGCTTTTGGAGGCGGATTGTTGGTCTTATTCGCACTGGTTGCGTCACATGTGTCGGCTGAGCAAGTGCCGCCGGAATGGCTGGATGTATGGCGGAGATTGTCCTTGGTCTCCGTGACGGACTGGCTATATTTAATTGGTTTGCTACATGTGCTGGAATGGTTGTTGATCCGGGTGGACGGGCTGGCCGGGTTTATTCCGGAAACGGTCCGACACCGGGACGGATACATAGTCGGCGGATTCCGACTGCAAAAGCTGTGGGCGGTTCCGCTCATAGTACCGACTGCGAGCGGATGGTTGCCGCTGCCTTTGTTGCTGGGCTTCTCTCGACTCAACTTGTCGATGATCCATCAGCAACAAAAACGACGAGCATCTACCTTTGCCCTGCTGTATGCGCTGATATTGGCCGGGTTGACTTGGGCTTCCACATGGTGGACCCCATTGATATGGGCGGCCGCTGTTTTTGCCGTGGTCGGTCATGAGGCAATCTATCTGGTTGGTAAATGGCGGGAAAAAAGGAGAGAACCGCGATTTGCCTCCCATTTTCGCGGGATGTCGGTGTTGGCCGTGTTGCCGGAAACGCCGGCGTCCCAGATGGGCATTCGTCCCGGTGAACGGATTACCCGCATGAACGGCGTTCACATTCGTACGATGGATGACATACGGTTGGCGATGCAAAAGTCGCCCGCTTATTGCAAGCTGGAAGTGGTGGATGAATTGGGGGAAACGAGAATGGTGCAGCGTGCGATATACGAGGGAGACCCTTCGGATCTCGGTGTGATCCCCTCACCAGGCCCAATCAATCGGATCTCCTCACCTGTTTCGGAGGTGGTTTCTCCCTAG